From the Panulirus ornatus isolate Po-2019 chromosome 34, ASM3632096v1, whole genome shotgun sequence genome, the window GGAACCCAGCCAAAGATCAAGAGAAAATATAGTCATATTTATAAATACATACAATACCGATGTTCACCTCATTACATTTTTTACTTCGCAATCTAACAATGCAATAGATCAACAGATGAATATCTAAGGAAAAATCGTCTGTACATATAACTTTGGTTGATAAGGAATACTCGTAATTTCTGGACAAGATGTCTTCCCTTAAGAAAAATTAGATGCATTCATTACAGTTGTGTAAATCTGTAAGTGTGACGCCTCTGCCCATGGAGATTACTGAACAAGGTCAGTATAATGGATTAACAAGCAAGAGCTCGTTCTTTTGTGAACAAAGATGACTCTTCCGGTATATCAACTTTTTCTCTGGGGTACGAGAGGGTAAACTCATTACTTCCTGAGTACGCTGCTCGAGTTCCATATAATAATACTCTTGCAGAGAACGAAGTTTAATCTCTTCACTGTAAAACTTTGTTTCATCGTGTGTAGAAACTTTCTGTTCTTGCCTCTTACAACAAGAAAGCAACATGAGTTTATTTCTTATCGTTCAGGCAGTATTCCATTTTCTGTAATCCTGACCATCCCAATTATCCGTTTTTTGTTATGATTACTACACTTAAGGACAAACTATCTTACAATGGTTAGTTATGGGAGGAAATGTAATATCCAGTTCCTAAAGACTTTAAAACTGTAATTCAAAATAGAATTGTTCACGAATTTTGCTGCTTACATTTTAAGAATTCCATTAATGATTACCAGGAAAACAGGCGTCTGCCGTTACTTCCAAAAATATTCATTCGTCGTATGTGAAGACACTGACACAGAACCCGTACCAATCTTGGACCTGACAAAGCTAACGATGAGAAGTAGTACGCGGTAGGTCAAGTGAGATCAAGGTGGCGAACTGAGGGTTACCTGGACGGCAGTGAGGTGGGTGGCGAGCTGTGGAGGACGCGGAGGGCGCGGCAGCATCCCCAGCAGGACGGGAGCAGCCAACAGCGCTCCACAAACCTGCGCCACTAGATGCAAACACGCTCGCAGCAGAGACACCTACCGGAGAAAGGGAAACCTCTAGTGCCCATGGCGTTTGATATTCGTTCATGGGTTTAATGATCAATGTACGATCTTGTTTAAAATTTACCAGGGATTAAATACTGTTTATGTATCAAGGCCATGTTTTTTCAGGTGTGACTCATTCAGCGAGAACGTGCCTTCGGATTACACAAGGTATGGTTGTAGTCTCTTCATTAGTTCCTGTATTCGTAACTGTTGGTTTTGACTTACCCTCCTGGTGACGAGAAGAGCTATGGTGGTGGGCGGGGACATGTGGGCACCACGGACGGCCCAGCTAAGGGCGCCCATCGCCAGTCCATGGCCCACCGCCCACCGCAcagcccaaccccacccactgtCCGACGACCCGTCCATTACTCCGCCCACTCcacgaaaaagaaaagtaatcCTGGATTGCATACATGGAAATGTGATTGATAAACGTAACATAATGTTATAATAAGTGCATTAGGATCAGAGAAATATAGAAGCTCAGGATACCGTATAGAAAAGACTGGTTAAGAATCATGAAATACTACTTTGAAAGACGTATGGCTTCGTGTTTACAATACATAATGTTAacgtaaaagattcttggtaagGGTTGAGACTGGAAACGTCTGGGTTAGAAATATGAATGTCTGAGTTAGACTGATGAAAGCGTGGGTTAGAAATATTAAAGTCTATGGTGGGTATGATGTTTTAAATTGGAAACATGATTTTCTATTAGATACAGGAAGGCCTTTGTTAGAAGCATAACAGTGCGTTTTAGATGATAAATAGTGTAAGAAACGCATGCTTAGGTTAAAAAAAAGTGTCTACATTGTATAGTGTCTTATATAACCAGGTTGCTCTATAATCAGTGATTCACCACCGGCTTCTCATGACCCAGCCTAACTCCCCCAGGGAATAACTGTACTAGATTCTAGTTACGTATTATTCAACTAATTTGCTACACTTAGTAGGTCAAGGTCCTTCTCGCtccaagagtccatcatttccctgctcctgcgtggagtgcagaaTGATAAAGGTATTGTTTTCGAGAGGTTCACTTATATTTAATGGTGTTCAGATAAGGCTATGGAAATTTTGGTGAGCTTTGGCGGTAATTGAAGTAGCAAGAATACCATATTACTTGAGTAAAATATATCACTTGCATTTACTTATACATTTCGAATTTCCGCCACTTATACTTCTCTACGTTTCCGCAGAAAATGTACTTTTAATCTGTTACTTTTTTATAGTTTTTCTGGACATCTCGTTAATTCCTGGTGCTAGCCAGAGGGTGGATGGTTGTTCATGTTGAAAATCACAACCCTACCAACAGTAACGAGACgaacaggaaaaaagaatatgaaataatagaaaaaaaaatccgaaAATATCTCCGAGTAAGAATTTATTCCGAAATAATCTAAAGTAGATTAACAAAATATTTCTGTTTAATTATCACCACTAgtcgtagttatatatatatatatatatatatatatatatatatatatatatatatatatatatatatatatatatatatatatatatataatttcacgtGCAACTGCCCCTCGTAGTTATAGACAACAACACATATCCGCCTTGACTCTTCCCAACCCGAGAACCCAAACAAAAGAGGATAGTACAAggcagaggaagaaaagaagaaaagaaatgcatATTTGAAATCTGGCTCGGCGGCTGGCGCGGTTTATTTTGTCTGGGGAACGAATACACACACGCCTTTAAGGTCGCGCTTCCTAGCGATACCCACACAAGAGTTAAGCCTCAAATCTCAACACTTGAATTCAGGGGGAATTTAAACCCCAGCCACCCCGGCTTCACACGATGGAACACTTGAATAACGAGATATTTGAACCACAGTTCAACTAGCTTCTTCTGCTTCACTACGGGGGATCGAACATTTGAATAAATGAACCACTTGGTATTCATACCCTGTAATGTGATCCGACTCATTCTGATTCGAACCTGAACATCGGGATATTTGAACCCTAGAATATTAGCCATACTAGCATGAGCTGCGCCAGTCTTGAACACTGAAATACCGAACAGATAATGTATGAACTATTTATGAACACCGGAGAACATGAACTTTGAAGAATATGGGGTTTGGATTACATGAACCATGGTAAACATTCGATATTGTAATATGTCTATCATTTCATGTGGACCGCTTGAGACTCGAACAATGTTCCTCCGCCAGGTCAAGACTTAAATATAGCATAAAAGAAAGTGCTACAGAAATCATGAGTACGAGGAGAAGAGGCTGAATAGATAATGAATTATGAGTCAAGTGAAAAATATTAAAACTTGCTACGAATATAGTGTCAGGTAGTAACCGTTAAGGAagacatgggaaggaaagagttccaaagcttaccgCTGTAGGAAAGGAAATGGACGTCGCAACTCTAGTACACTTCCTGCCTGAGAGGCATGTGTcttgggagaggaacctggagcACCTCAAGCTACGGATGAACCATGAATGTGAAGGAAAAGTGGTGGATAGAACCTAGATAGGCAACAGGGAGTCGGGGTAAAGTCATGGGTAGAAACTGGCTTGGcatagggagtggggagggagtacCTACCTGGCTGGGCACAAGGCGCCATGAGCGAGGGCTGTGGAGGCTGGAGGGCAGCACTGGAGGTCACGAAGGTCATCAGAAAGgaggccaccacctcacccctgACGCTACGCCACACAACACCGCTCGTCACCTGCGGCAGGAGTAGGAGAGAAGAGATGACCCCGAAAACGTCAACAAAGCAGAAGCTGCGTAAACACGCGAGAAACCTGAACTGAAAGAACACATTTGATGAGACTAATATGAAGGCaagtgatgagtggtatgataatgagaactatcATAACGAGAGACAGAAATCTGGTGGTGAGGCGTGAGAATCTTCCGTGTGTAAATAAGACGCATTTGATCAATGCTTCGTTGCATGATCGTGAACCAAACGAATGGAAACGAACAAGGAAATGGTAAACCACAAAGACTACATCACAAGTAAGACTGAGGAAATGGAACACCTGACCTTaccatgaaggtcaggtcaactAAGCGACCTCGATAGAAGACGGGGAAGATACGTGATATATATGCACAGCAACACATAGTGGGACACATCTCGTGTATCATTGGTCATATGCTGACGTACAGGCAGACACAGGAGGGATTAGATCTATAACCGTACCCGGGAACATTTACGATAGACACCGTACGTTGATATGGAGTGGTGGTTTAATACTCTGTCCAGTGGGATCAGGAATATGTCCCGTGCGAGATCAAAACCTTGAAAAGACAGTAGGAAGTTCAGCAGAAAAGAGAAGTCCCGGATCGACCCAGGACtgatgatcatggagaaagtGCCACCGCGGAAGGTAACAGGTTTGTGAATCGAGGAGGATATATCTCGTGAGCGCTTATATTCTCACTCATACCCTCATACTGTGACTCAAACCCTTCATTCATAGCCTCATACTATCACTCTTACCCCTTGCTGCATTACCCACAAccacatgtgcctcacaacaaggcttctccctcattccctcatAACGTGTTATACAAACTTTCCCTACTCTCCACCAGACCTCATTGGTCTCCCAAGGACCTTCAGgactctgcctcacacacatcgCTCAACCTCACACTTTACTCTTCCTCATATCGCACACTACCTCACAGCACGCTCTCCCTCACGCTCcattctcccccaccctccccttaccGCATACAccactctcccagctcacctcctTGCGTGGTGAGGGATGCTGTGGCATGGAGTCCAGATACTTCCTGATGGCGGCCACAGGGGCGTCTGTGGGCGGGTGGAGGGGCGTGGCCGTGGGCGTGGGCACGGCCAGggacaacccctccccacccacgtAGGCCGGGGCGGCGGCGGTGTCCTCCCCTTCAGCCTCCCCGGCAGGAGTCTCCCGCATCATCTGCACCTTCAGGGGGCTCGACTCCCGCTGCAGGACCTGTTGGAATGATCGGGGTTAGTTTCGGGGGGTTAGTCTATGTCTTGGGGTTAGTGTCATGTCTTGGAGTCCGTGTCATGTCTGGGGGTTAGTGTCATATCGAGAGTTTCGTGTGTCAGATCTCATGGTTACGGACACGCTGATAACATAGAGACACAATCGCTATGGTGTCTTGGTCTCTCGGCCGACCTGGTCGTTCAGACGAGACGTGTGTATAATATAACATGAGGCCCAGTGGCTGACGGGTAATTATTATGCTTCGGGTGATCCTGTCGTTGATGGCCACGTAAGGTAGTTAGGGGCGGGGGTATAATGAGGTCAGGGAATAGGTCAACAGTGGTTGAGGTATAGTGGCCGACGGTTAGTGTACCATCACACGTACCTCGCACCCGTCATGGGTACAGTTTAGGTGACATGGAAGAAACGGGACTGTACGGCCTCTTAATCAcgacgtaccctcgtgctcaaggagtcgtaccgtcgtgctcgtaaggtcgtaccgtcgtgttcatgaggtcgtaccgtcatgctcgaggggtcgtaccgtcgtgctcgtaaggtcgtaccgtcgtgctcgtaaggtcgtaccgtcgtgctcaaggggagtaGAGTGTTGTATGAATGCTTTATGCATAATCATCGCTTCACAGGGTCACAACAACACCTAAACTAACGAGGACTTAACTCCATGTACCGTGTTAGGCAGCCAGGCTCACGAGAGCTGCTCAGGCGTGTACAATGGCATTAAGGCAAGAGAAGGAGCAAATAAGGAACCTGCAAGTGCCACAGGATAAGTGTATGGCTACTTAGGATAAGTATAAGTTTAATAACACAAGTGTAAGTGTATTAAAATCCTgaaggtgttggtgtgaggagTGTGACCCCTGGGTAGCACCTTAGAGTCAAGGGAGgccctggggggagggggcacccgaggcaagagagagaggcccttgGGGATTGCCAGAGAGTAATGGAAGAGGCCCAGAGGAGGATCTCTAGAGTAAGGCGGACGGCTGGTCGCCAGCGTCTGGTTACCAAGGTGACGGACGGCCCACGGGTGAACAGGGGAAATATGGCTGGTACGGGGAGGTGGTCTTACCCCCCGGCTATATATAgactcacacaacacacccatccgCATCATGcacccgccccctcctcctcctaggttCCCAAGACACTACCACTAGGTTCCCACGATCCCGCACATTATCCTTAGTCCAGGGGAACGACCAGAGGGCCTGGATGACCCCACGGGGCCGAGATGATCCGATAGGGCCAATATGATCCCACAGGATTAGGATGACCTCACAAGGCCAGGATGGCCTCACAGGATTAGGATGATCCCACAGGATTAGGATGACCTCACAGGGCGGAGCAAGGATAACTGGGTAAGatgaaaggaagagaaggaacaaAAGGAGACATACAACTgtggattaaaaaaaagaagaaaatgaaaactaGAGAATTCGAGATGAAGGAAATAACATGTAAATGAGGCAGGCAGAGGCCCTGATGAAGCAAGGGGAGGGAGCTACTGATAACAGGGAGGACACGTGAGAAAGATAAAGCAAGACTGTGATACTGATGGCAGTCGAGGGAGAGGAAGATGcggcagggaggagggggcgctCCCTCCACCCGAGGGGGAACTGAAAAGAACCatcagtgagggagagggagagacgtgaCGAAAGACGAAGATAACGCTGCAGGAGAGCCAGGCACACCAGACCTAAGACAAGAGCAGTGGAATGAAgacgaggagggaggtggggagggggagtcaAGCAgccggtggtggggggggagtcaGGCGTGTGATAAGGCACGATCCTCACCCACGGGGCACGTGTTCTTCCCGACACGGTCCCCTCACCTAGCCACGGTCCGTCCCTATCCTTGAAGTTCGCGTTCGCACAATTGCCTAGCTACAATCCTCAGCCACGGGGCATGTGTTTCCAACTAGGAGCACGAGGTGGACTCCTGACAAAATATGACAGCTAATGAGGGCACAAACCGTAAGGATACGGCCATGCGAGCAGGACTGTGACGTTCTGCAGTGAGGGACCTGGGCAAGAAgcagcagtggtcagacaaatgcAGGATGTAAATTCACGAAGATAAGAAGGTGGTAACGTAGAGCAGAGAGTTGAGTACGCCCTCGAGGGAAATATACCTTGTAACAGTCGTGCTGTGCGAGGGAACCTGGGAGCTGACTGCACGTCAGACTGGTATGTGAGAAGGATCGTGAGAGAGACAAACTATATCTGGATTAATGCCAAGGTCGCATACAGGAATATGGACAGCAAGATGTTCAGCAGAAGATATCGTACCACGTATGTTGACCCTAACCTGGAATACGTCGAAACATTCTGGTCCCCTTACGTGTAGTAAGCCCTACGTGTTAACCCTGCCATTAATTTGGCATAAATAAGGATCCTAAAGTATAATACTTTCCAACATATATTGCGCCATGCGTCGGAAAGCAACAGGCAATAAATAATCTGGGTAGATTCCCAACTAAAATGTTTGAATTAGGGTAAATCTTGGTCCCGAAGCGAATTAAGGTGAGTTTTTCCACATTTTCATCTAGAGGTGTTTCACCTACATTTAGGTTAACTAATCGAGATGTAAAGGGGAAAGGATAAggtaaggaggaaggaagggaaggggaagttaAGGAAAGGGAATATGAAAGGGGAAGTGtgagaggtaaggggagaggggtacAACCTGGGAACTTCATAAGAAGGGGACATGATGGTCAGCGGCAATCTTACCTGCTGTAGTTCAGTACTTGTATCTGGAAGGATCTAACCCCACTTGAGCTATGATTGTGTTATTGACAGATTTTGAAATTCCACCGTTGAGTTCTGTTCCCGGATAACTGATAAGGAAAAGCCTGGCCAccaggactgatccttgtggtacccctGCACGTCACGGTCCGCCACGAAGCAGCAGAAGCGTCCATGTTTCATGCCATCTGTTTCCCGTCTCGTAAGCCAGCCCGTCTCCTGTCCACCTGTCCATTCATTTCGCGGGGTCGTGGGCCTTAGCCCTTCataactgtcttttttttttttttatcgtactcTGTTCAAAGCTTCTGGAAGTCTGAATGTATGACACCTGTGTATTTTGGAGTTCCGGTGTAGAAACGAGAGATAAAAACGATAGATTCTTTAGATCATAAACACGATAAACCCGTGTTCATAACCGGTtatcaatttctttctttctgaatATTGAATGAATTTTTCATATGTTCCATAATATGTTTCTTGAAACGAAAAAAGGCCATAGAAAACGGGAATAAGAATGCGTTTACATTTCCATATTCAAAAAATAGGTTGCATGGTCAACTTCCCAGACATTGGACGCTTTCCTTCTCCTCAAGATGTGTTGAATATTGTTGACTGGAAATGCAATTTGTTGGCTTATCTCAACATTCTGGCAGAGACCGTCAGCAATAGCTGGCAtatttagatttatttatttttctaaatatttaagTACGGTACAGGTAATCCTGTGGGTTGCCACCTGAGTTAGATCATATGCATATAACTCATTTATGCTTAAATATTATTTAATTGTTTAGTCATCCAGCCCAGCTTATCTTCACCACCAGTTTCCCAGTCGTGaaacaccgtctctctctctctctctctctctctctctctctctctctctctctctctctctctctctctctctctctctctctctctctctctctctctctgtgatgacATGTATTTCATTTCTGAAGTTATTTCACATTTCCTCGAGCGTTGTGTTCGGGTCTGAGAGCTTGACCCGGTTTAGCATCAGTGTTGTAGCGCATTATAGCGAAGTTTGCGATACCTAGCGACGATACAATGTTTTGATCTTGGATCTCCGACCGTTTGACGTGAGAGGAGGTTCTGGGGTAGggtgtgagaggagtgagaggaggtgctggggtagggtgtgagaggagtgaggagagggagaggggtgaggtaaAGGGAAGTGAGA encodes:
- the LOC139759845 gene encoding aquaporin-1-like; this translates as MMRETPAGEAEGEDTAAAPAYVGGEGLSLAVPTPTATPLHPPTDAPVAAIRKYLDSMPQHPSPRKEVTSGVVWRSVRGEVVASFLMTFVTSSAALQPPQPSLMAPCAQPVGGVMDGSSDSGWGWAVRWAVGHGLAMGALSWAVRGAHMSPPTTIALLVTRRVSLLRACLHLVAQVCGALLAAPVLLGMLPRPPRPPQLATHLTAVQGWGAEFLATLMVTLITLSAYEASHNPPRHSKDSSWHQTTPTFSPNAALPVAAAHVAAALFSAEFTGVGLNPARSLALASVTGAWACHWVFWVGPALGGLLAAFTHEYTATKDDVFPPYQQPHLERDTSRPSAITSALASPC